TTAAACCGACAAGAATAAACACAATAAAAAGCAAAACCAAATGAGAAAAATTATTTCATTTATGCATATGTCGCTTGACGGATTTGTAGCAGGACCGAACGGAGAAATGGATTGGATCAAAGTTGATGAAGAAATTTTTGATCATGTTGGTAAACGGATAAGCAAAGGGGACACTGCATTATATGGACGTGTAACTTTTGAAATGATGGAAAGTTACTGGCCTACGGCAGCAGACAAGCCAACTGCGACCAAGCACGACATTGAACATTCAAAATGGTATAGCAAAGTGTACAAAGTTGTTTTATCAAAAACATTGAATGACGAAGGTTTTACTAATACACAAATTATCAGCGACAATCTTACTGACAGAATAAATGAAATAAAACAAGGGGAAGGTGAAGATATCCTGCTTTTTGGCAGCCCCACAGCAACACATTCTCTTATTCAATTAAACTTAATTGATGGCTACTGGCTGTTTGTTAATCCAATTATTCTTGGGCGTGGCATTCCTTTGTTT
The DNA window shown above is from Lacibacter sp. H375 and carries:
- a CDS encoding dihydrofolate reductase family protein; translation: MRKIISFMHMSLDGFVAGPNGEMDWIKVDEEIFDHVGKRISKGDTALYGRVTFEMMESYWPTAADKPTATKHDIEHSKWYSKVYKVVLSKTLNDEGFTNTQIISDNLTDRINEIKQGEGEDILLFGSPTATHSLIQLNLIDGYWLFVNPIILGRGIPLFTNTKEKIKLNLLTTRPFTCGVTQLNYTVDK